A single window of Solenopsis invicta isolate M01_SB chromosome 3, UNIL_Sinv_3.0, whole genome shotgun sequence DNA harbors:
- the LOC120357097 gene encoding retinol-binding protein pinta-like, with protein sequence MATGFDNSTVQHAQQELTSEDKKYAAENLNETDETRRNAVAEIKHWIEESDDLPVQNGDFLILRFLRTCKFDVEQTKDRIRNYYQQQSDLSEWYTNKDPFRPEMQELLDLGIFVPLRKPDSQGRIVFLIRPTLNDPNVHEIPNIIKICLLTVETAMKYYPAGSIYGVAFYIDGSNPTVRHILQFSPFVLKNIAHLWQKCYPMRCQKIVFFNISKILNVLIRTFRFFLTEKLKNRLYVYSNQKCFEDIPSDTLPIEYDGTNGTMQELIEYWKKLIEKNCDWIMKDEHGQSNEIVEPIKEDFQQTHL encoded by the exons ATGGCAACTGGTTTCGACAACAGCACCGTGCAGCACGCTCAACAGGAGTTGACCAGCGAAGATAAGAAATATGCAGCGGAAAATTTGAACGAGACCGACGAGACTAGAAGGAATGCTGTCGCGGAAATTAAACACTGGATCGAAGAAAGCGATGATTTGCCCGTACAAAATG GTGATTTTCTCATTCTACGATTTCTGAGAACTTGCAAATTTGATGTCGAGCAAACTAAGGACAGGATTCGAAACTATTACCAGCAGCAATCCGATTTATCGGAGTGGTATACAAACAAGGATCCGTTTCGACCGGAAATGCAAGAGCTGCTTGATCTGGG AATATTTGTACCTCTGCGAAAGCCGGACAGTCAAGGAAGAATCGTTTTTCTGATACGCCCAACTCTGAATGACCCGAATGTACACGAAATACCAAATATAATAAAg ATCTGTTTATTGACGGTAGAAACGGCGATGAAGTATTATCCCGCAGGATCTATATATGGTGTGGCATTCTATATAGATGGATCCAATCCAACTGTGCGCCACATTTTACAATTCTCTCcctttgtgttaaaaaatatagccCATTTATGGCAGAAGTGCTATCCTATGAGATGTCAaaagattgttttttttaacatatcaaAAATCCTTAATGTTCTTATTAGaactttcagattttttttaacagaaaagttaaaaaatagacTTTACGTCTATTCAAACCAAAAGTGTTTTGAAGATATTCCATCTGATACCTTGCCTATCGAATATGACGGTACGAATGGGACAATGCAGGAACTAATAG aatattggaaaaaattgatCGAGAAGAATTGCGACTGGATTATGAAGGATGAGCATGGCCAAAGTAACGAGATAGTTGAACCTATAAAGGAAGATTTTCAACAAACACATTTATAA
- the LOC105193006 gene encoding dentin sialophosphoprotein yields the protein MLSSKANAALARLREIEEKYKTRREEQKWKEDADSSISSVSIVPSENSSARSKESPRKAAKLKLDIKIPSARFEGHAEEMKLSSRSEKSTDKANAKPPKGAAAEIDLDVAMPLDDKSSRSAGKQESLISDTMTIQESSLIESVLDDSMTPSKSFSRSKTSRRNSSTASDRSSGREETRTKAAARSLGGEESSESSEIARGKARSGNSSIAKRLRLSRKSNERISRVHLNRKKRAATEDEAIAKTSKETVGNRDDANDVVVSSHGDNIVEESIGTTVENGSEIISELSRSVESSAAKIKDIVDIPKGSKHPTDENASATASNSSKGLMAENDGYANDTFEDISTSTILSEREEMINGKKKVVDGARSKAKEINIAEYESYQDSAKEHSYRDKPIIALNLTTKVPKPRATKVDSGQSRYVGDLESIVANPDNVTVHAIKLPQSAGSSSRNQRGHYQRQKASFRNENVSSAVSSNTNTLDSSESSTGDVTKTNERKNSLAITTVRQESGRKERGEASNGARERAVIDVTRLPVANEDSIESAKSNLSLEENEERRQEVSGESLDQQISQDVDYVLKKLHKGALAERRNANSKIATETSESLHHSKTVFQVRNASKTRKVSTERKNENCRCSKEKDNVSYHNFREYNTKRKMKEMRMNSKSAGNRNSTESRKEDKGLSYDGKQTRGLRKRIVELRLRQEREDLQKYLHELKDLRLESGSTRSYFKPLEFPKIAEFTSDVNNLESKPDDRYREKVLAIRRWLKDQYVLYRDYCTMAQAINAHYVPTTLDDAKKTIRELRKTTIKTR from the exons ATGCTCTCGTCGAAAGCGAACGCGGCGCTGGCACGGCTGAGAGAGATCGAGGAGAAATACAAGACGAGACGCGAGGAACAGAAATGGAAAGAG GACGCGGACAGCTCGATAAGCAGCGTCTCGATAGTCCCTTCGGAGAATTCCTCCGCGAGATCGAAGGAATCGCCGAGGAAAGCCGCAAAGCTCAAGCTCGATATAAAAATTCCGAGCGCTCGATTCGAAGGACACGCGGAGGAAATGAAACTCTCGTCGAGGAGTGAGAAATCGACGGACAAAGCGAACGCGAAGCCTCCCAAAGGCGCCGCCGCCGAGATTGACCTTGATGTCGCGATGCCGTTAGATGATAAATCGTCGCGTTCCGCAGGAAAGCAAGAAAGTCTCATTTCGGACACAATGACGATTCAGGAAAGCAGTTTGATCGAAAGCGTGCTCGATGACTCGATGACTCCGTCAAAATCATTCTCGCGCTCGAAAACGTCGCGGCGAAACTCCTCCACGGCCAGCGATAGATCGTCCGGACGCGAGGAGACGAGGACGAAGGCGGCCGCGAGGTCCCTGGGAGGAGAAGAATCCAGCGAATCATCCGAAATCGCAAGGGGGAAAGCGCGGTCTGGCAACTCGTCGATCGCGAAGCGACTGAGGTTGTCCAGAAAATCGAACGAGAGGATCTCCAGGGTGCATCTCAACCGGAAGAAACGTGCGGCGACCGAGGATGAAGCGATCGCGAAAACGTCGAAAGAGACGGTTGGAAATCGAGATGATGCCAACGATGTGGTGGTGTCTTCGCACGGGGACAACATTGTCGAAGAGTCGATCGGTACGACTGTGGAGAACGGCAGTGAAATTATTTCGGAACTTTCCCGCTCCGTGGAAAGCTCCGCAGCTAAAATTAAAGACATCGTCGACATTCCCAAGGGCTCTAAACATCCAACGGATGAAAACGCTTCTGCAACGGCTTCAAACAGCTCGAAAGGTCTAATGGCTGAAAATGACGGATATGCAAACGACACCTTCGAGGACATTTCGACGTCGACCATTCTATCGGAGCGAGAGGAAATGATTAATGGGAAGAAAAAAGTGGTCGATGGAGCGAGGTCTAAAGCGAAAGAAATCAATATTGCAGAATATGAGTCTTATCAGGATAGTGCTAAAGAGCACAG CTACAGAGATAAGCCAATCATCGCGCTCAATCTAACGACGAAAGTGCCGAAACCAAGAGCAACCAAGGTCGATTCGGGACAATCGCGCTACGTCGGCGACCTCGAAAGCATCGTCGCGAATCCAGATAACGTGACTGTACACGCGATAAAATTGCCACAATCCGCTGGTTCGAGTTCGAGGAACCAAAGAGGACATTATCAGCGTCAAAAGGCATCGTTTAGAAACGAAAACGTTTCAAgcg CTGTAAGTTCCAATACGAACACATTGGATTCTTCGGAGTCGTCGACCGGCGACGTGACGAAGACGAATGAGAGGAAAAACTCTCTGGCGATTACTACTGTTCGGCAAGAAAGCGGCCGGAAAGAGCGTGGAGAAGCATCGAACGGAGCGAGAGAACGTGCGGTGATAGATGTCACCAGATTGCCAGTGGCGAACGAGGACTCGATCGAGTCGGCAAAATCTAATTTGTCGTTAGAGGAAAACGAGGAGAGAAGGCAAGAGGTTTCCGGAGAGAGCTTGGATCAACAAATTTCACAGGATGTCGATTATGTGCTGAAAAAATTGCACAAAGGCGCGCTAGCTGAGAGACGAAACGCAAACTCGAAAATCGCGACAGAAACGTCGGAAAGCCTCCACCACAGTAAAACCGTGTTTCAAGTCCGGAATGCATCGAAGACGAGGAAAGTGAGCACGGAAAGGAAAAACGAAAATTGCCGTTGttcaaaagaaaaagataacgTG tCTTATCATAATTTTCGTGAATATAATACCAAGAGGAAGATGAAAGAAATGAGAATGAATTCAAAGTCAGCCGGAAATCGCAATAGCACGGAAAGTCGTAAGGAAGACAAAGGTTTGAGCTACGATGGGAAACAAACGCGCGGACTTCGGAAGCGGATTGTCGAACTGCGACTGCGGCAAGAGCGGGAAGACCTCCAAAAATATCTACACGAACTGAAGGACTTGAGACTAGAATCAGGCTCTACTCGGAGCTATTTCAAGCCTTTGGAATTCCCGAAGATCGCAGAATTTACGTctg ACGTAAATAATTTGGAGTCGAAGCCGGACGATCGGTATCGTGAGAAAGTTTTGGCGATTAGGCGTTGGTTGAAGGATCAATATGTCTTGTATCGCGACTACTGTACTATGGCGCAAGCGATCAATGCCCACTACGTTCCCACAACTTTGGACGATGCCAAAAAG acgATACGCGAGCTGCGGAAAACGACAATTAAAACCAGGTGA
- the LOC105193009 gene encoding calreticulin codes for MRSPCAFVALLAFAVATAEVYLDEKFSDDSWEKNWVYSEHPGKEFGKFVLSYGKFWNDQENDKGIQTSQDARFYALSRKFTPFSNKDKTLVIQFTVKHEQNIDCGGGYVKVFDCSLDQKDMHGESPYEIMFGPDICGPGTKKVHVIFSYKGKNLLINKDIRCKDDIYTHLYTLIVKPDNTYKVLIDNEEVESGELEADWSFLPPKKIKDPSQTKPADWDDKPSIDDPNDKKPEDWDKPEHIADPEAVKPEDWDDEMDGEWEAPMIDNPDYKGEWKPKQIENPNYKGPWIHPEIDNPEYTPDPELYKRDEICAIGFDLWQVKSGTIFDSVLITDDPEVARKFGEEVWKPTFEGEKKMKEAQDEEERKQRDAEAKENEDNKDDEDDEDADEEEQTQPETDDHDEL; via the exons ATGCGGTCTCCCTGCGCGTTCGTTGCACTCCTAGCATTCGCCGTGGCCACGGCGGAGGTCTACTTGGACGAGAAGTTCAGCGATG ATTCATGGGAAAAGAATTGGGTCTATTCCGAACATCCTGGCAAGGAATTTGGAAAATTCGTCTTAAGCTACGGAAAGTTCTGGAACgatcaagaaaatgataaag GTATCCAGACGTCGCAAGATGCAAGGTTTTATGCTCTCAGTAGGAAATTTACTCCGTTTAGCAATAAAGATAAGACCCTAGTTATTCAATTTACCGTGAAGCATGAACAGAACATTGATTGCGGCGGTGGATATGTTAAAGTATTCGATTGTTCTCTCGACCAGAAAGATATGCACGGTGAAAGCCCATATGAGATTATGTTTG GGCCGGATATTTGTGGACCTGGAACCAAGAAGGTTCACGTCATCTTTAGCTACAAAGGAAAGAACCTTTTAATCAATAAGGATATTCGTTGTAAAGACGACATTTATACGCATTTGTACACTTTAATTGTCAAACCCGATAACACCTACAAG gTGCTTATTGATAACGAGGAAGTTGAATCCGGTGAGTTGGAAGCAGATTGGAGCTTCCTACCTCCGAAAAAGATTAAAGACCCATCTCAGACCAAGCCCGCCGACTGGGACGACAAACCCAGCATCGACGATCCAAATGATAAGAAGCCTGAGGACTGGGACAAGCCCGAGCACATTGCCGATCCTGAAGCGGTTAAACCCGAGGATTGGGATGATGAGATGGATGGCGAATGGGAAGCGCCTATGATCGACAATCCCGATTATAAG GGTGAATGGAAACCGAAACAAATCGAGAATCCTAACTACAAGGGACCATGGATTCATCCTGAGATCGATAACCCTGAATACACGCCCGATCCTGAACTATACAAGCGCGATGAGATCTGCGCTATCGGTTTTGACCTCTGGCAAGTTAAATCCGGTACGATTTTCGATAGCGTCCTAATCACGGACGATCCGGAGGTCGCACGCAAATTTGGAGAAGAAGTCTGGAAACCTACCTTT GAAGGTGAGAAGAAGATGAAAGAGGCGCAGGATGAGGAGGAGAGGAAACAAAGAGATGCGGAAGCTAAGGAAAACGAAGATAATaaggacgacgaggacgacgaagACGCGGACGAAGAAGAGCAAACTCAACCAGAAACCGAT gatCATGACGAATTGTAA
- the LOC105193008 gene encoding E3 ubiquitin-protein ligase TRIM23, translating to MDEDTNRLSKHMKHSLKTAPKSNVLECRVCEEVFTVDGVKVPRLLHCGHTVCHSCLLRLRTCMSEQQFLLCPFDRQPTDVGPHENSVYSLKKNFALIELLERLEQSSNQKTLVLERERLQSNLSCDEDEAHTAVLYCTVCATHLCETCDTATHSSKTLGKHRRVPLSEKPREKPRCSIHTAHVAEFTCTQEGCHNSLMCYLCKEYGKHSTHKPALVEEEAENIRKSIIAALQKMTQFMESMRDTAHKIEIVIEELEGWAIEDARRRVRYHFEELRAVLAEQEKTAMAYIENETRGRLCALRQQQKDLTTTRSQVAGVCIQCESILDSEDWKLLSSSEKVKEVLATLEQQQQHYAQLGPDFLSPESSIPIIFSRDNRIHIGTKIDMRVVILGLDGAGKTSILSAMRGVTLPSPPIPTIGFNVESLEYMNLVFTLWDVSGHQKFRPLWKHYYHNTQAIIFVVDASDRSRFEEARKELSKILYERELKDALLLIYANKQDVSGCASVEELVDIFGLHKLCCARIWHIQGSSLVTNASGTLQGLDWLSTQCV from the exons ATGGACGAGGACACGAATCGACTGAGTAAACACATGAAGCATTCGCTGAAAACGGCGCCGAAATCAAAC GTATTGGAATGTCGCGTTTGCGAGGAGGTTTTTACAGTGGATGGGGTGAAGGTACCACGTTTGCTGCACTGTGGACATACGGTGTGCCACTCGTGCCTGTTGCGTTTGAGGACTTGCATGTCAGAACAACAGTTTTTGCTATGTCCCTTTGATCGACAGCCCACTGATGTGGGGCCTCATGAGAACAGCGTCTACAGCCTGAAGAAGAACTTTGCACTCATTGAACTGCTCGAACGATTAGAACAATCTAGCAATCAGAAGACGCTGGTACTGGAGCGTGAAAGGCTTCAGTCGAATCTATCGTGCGACGAGGACGAGGCACACACTGCAGTTCTCTACTGCACTGTTTGTGCCACGCATCTGTGTGAGACTTGTGATACTGCCACCCACTCGTCCAAGACACTGGGCAAACACAGACGCGTGCCATTGTCGGAAAAACCACGTGAAAAGCCTCGTTGTTCGATACACACGGCACACGTAGCAGAGTTCACATGTACTCAAGAAGGCTGTCACAACTCCTTGATGTGCTATTTATGTAAAGAGTATGGCAAACACAGTACACACAAG ccAGCATTAGTCGAAGAAGAAGCAGAGAATATCAGGAAATCCATTATCGCTGCATTGCAAAAAATGACTCAGTTTATGGAAAGCATGAGAGATACTGCACACAAAATAG AAATAGTAATCGAAGAATTGGAAGGCTGGGCGATCGAAGACGCGAGGAGGAGAGTACGATATCATTTCGAGGAATTACGTGCTGTTCTGGCTGAACAAGAGAAAACAGCGATGGCGTACATCGAAAACGAGACTCGCGGTAGACTTTGTGCACTGAGACAGCAACAAAAGGATCTCACGACCACGAGATCGCAAGTGGCCGGAGTGTGTATCCAGTGCGAAAGCATACTCGATTCTGAAGACTGGAAGTTGCTAAGCAGCTCAGAGAAAGTCAAGGAAGTACTGGCGACACTggaacaacagcagcagcattATGCCCAATTGGGACCAGATTTTCTTAGTCCAGAGTCCTCTATTCCCATTATATTTAGCAga GATAACAGGATACATATTGGAACAAAGATCGATATGCGCGTAGTAATCCTGGGACTGGATGGGGCGGGAAAAACAAGCATTTTATCCGCTATGCGAGGCGTTACGCTACCAAGCCCACCAATTCCCACTATTGGCTTCAACGTCGAAAGCTTGGAGTACATGAATCTTGTATTTACTCTCTGGGATGTTAGTGGTCATCAAAAGTTTAGACCACTGTGGAAGCATTACTATCATAACACGCAAGCCATTATTTTCGTGGTTGACGCTAGCGATAGGTCTCGCTTCGAAGAGGCGCGAAAAGAATTATCAAAAATACTTTACGAACGAGAATTGAAGGATGCTCTACTTTTAATCTATGCTAATAAACAG gaCGTTTCTGGCTGTGCTAGTGTGGAAGAGCTGGTCGATATATTCGGCTTGCATAAACTTTGTTGTGCGAGAATATGGCACATTCAGGGCTCGTCGTTGGTTACCAACGCCAGCGGTACGTTACAAGGTCTCGACTGGCTCTCGACTCAATGCGTATAG
- the LOC105193011 gene encoding gem-associated protein 2, which translates to MMDYLKQPAFVVEDIDEDINLSLPPSSGQEYIKRVVIEARQCADVVVADLDLSCIKKPTKAIETLAGCVQAPASLKPTIEWQQYQSSDFSKLRLYVSQLKNEIVTGKRKWRPPDINLPDIDDQNAWISFCLGGEKKLEPTLNTLFCFNQSSIEQVLEYLVQFVETERKIQYKIGQWIYTLLVLLEQPLQPDTCSCLRSLARACSVIRADSRELDAQELGALNLFICLVARYFRQLDLADP; encoded by the exons ATGATGGATTACTTGAAACAACCAGCTTTTGTGGTAGAAGATATCGACGAAGATATCAATCTATCATTGCCACCTTCTTCGGGACAGGAGTATATCAAACGAGTGGT AATAGAAGCTAGACAATGCGCAGATGTAGTGGTAGCTGATTTAGATCTGTCGTGCATAAAAAAACCTACAAAAGCCATTGAAACT TTAGCAGGATGTGTCCAAGCACCAGCGAGCCTTAAGCCAACTATTGAATGGCAGCAATATCAAAGTTCAGACTTTTCCAAGCTAAGGCTATACGTGAGCCAGCTAAAGAATGAAATAGTAACAGGCAAGCGCAAGTGGAGACCACCTGATATTAATTTG CCAGACATAGATGATCAAAACGCTTGGATCAGCTTCTGTTTAGGTGGTGAAAAAAAACTCGAGCCAACACTGAATACTCTGTTTTGTTTCAATCAGTCCAGCATAGAGCAAGTACTCGAGTATCTTGTGCAATTCGTAGAGACTGAAAGGAAAATTCAATATAAGATAGGCCAGTGGATCTATACGTTACTCGTGCTCTTGGAGCAACCATTGCAGCCTGACACTTGTTCCTGCCTGCGTTCATTGGCTCGAGCATGTTCTGTCATTCGCGCAGATTCT agagaattGGACGCGCAGGAACTGGGGGCGCTGAATTTATTCATCTGTCTGGTAGCAAGATACTTCCGTCAATTGGACTTGGCAGATCCTTGA
- the LOC105193010 gene encoding ubiquitin-like protein 4A yields the protein MKVIVKKLQGKECVVDILPSETVLELKHKVSDLLGIDVPQQRLLLTGKTLADENPLSFYPGIKDGSKLNLLVIKKAEEGSSEARSLSQQKTGVHLLREEITRVLRHYYTVSETESIVNELIKDLKNKVNNLSYDDLERLATALLQDQENVA from the exons ATGAAAGTGATCGTGAAGAAGCTACAGGGGAAAGAGTGCGTCGTTGAC ATATTACCATCGGAGACAGTGCTGGAGCTCAAGCACAAAGTGAGCGATCTCTTGGGTATCGATGTACCGCAGCAAAGATTATTACTCACTGGCAAGACTTTAGCAG ATGAAAATCCACTAAGTTTTTATCCGGGTATCAAAGATGGCAGTAAATTAAATCTCTTGGTGATCAAGAAAGCAGAGGAAGGTTCCAGTGAAGCGAGATCCTTGTCCCAACAGAAAACGGGAGTTCATCTGCTCAGAGAGGAGATCACTCGAGTGCTCAGGCATTACTACACGGTATCCGAGACAGAGTCCATAGTCAACGAGCTGATAAAGGACTTGAAAAACAAAGTGAATAATCTTAGTTACGATGATCTAGAGAGATTAGCTACTGCGTTACTCCAGGACCAAGAGAACGTAGCTTAA